Proteins co-encoded in one Cupriavidus nantongensis genomic window:
- a CDS encoding TRAP transporter small permease subunit: MPTAPSSKRWLDRVLDLFAALGALCILAVCLIMILMSLSRETTVIFKGGDDIVAWLCAASAFLVLGQTFQHGGIVRVEMLLSALGPRRRWLLELVSLTICLVFAAYAAWALGTFAWQSWEIGDVSQGQIVIPLWIPQSFAVLGCAGFLLAVADEWLRVVRRQKPRYQLAQEAKLAAGDFGETV; this comes from the coding sequence ATGCCCACTGCCCCCTCTTCCAAGCGCTGGCTCGACCGCGTGCTGGACCTGTTCGCCGCGCTCGGCGCGCTGTGCATCCTTGCCGTCTGCCTGATCATGATCCTGATGTCGCTGTCGCGCGAAACCACGGTGATCTTCAAGGGCGGCGACGACATCGTGGCCTGGCTGTGCGCCGCCTCCGCCTTCCTGGTGCTCGGCCAGACCTTCCAGCATGGCGGCATCGTGCGCGTGGAGATGCTGCTGTCCGCGCTTGGCCCGCGCCGGCGCTGGCTGCTGGAGCTGGTGTCGCTGACCATCTGCCTGGTGTTCGCCGCGTATGCGGCCTGGGCGCTGGGCACCTTTGCCTGGCAGAGCTGGGAGATCGGCGATGTCTCGCAGGGCCAGATCGTGATCCCGTTGTGGATCCCGCAGAGTTTCGCCGTGCTGGGCTGCGCGGGTTTCCTGCTGGCGGTCGCGGATGAATGGCTGCGCGTGGTGCGGCGGCAGAAGCCGCGCTACCAGCTGGCCCAGGAAGCCAAGCTGGCCGCCGGCGATTTCGGGGAGACGGTCTGA
- a CDS encoding TRAP transporter substrate-binding protein: MRVKAMIAATLMLAAVAAQADTKWDLPTGYPVANLHTENLQQMAADVDKATGGKLKIVLHPNGSLLKANEIKRGVQTGQVQMGEILMSLLANENPVFGVDAVPFLATSYADAYRLWQASRPVTEKVLDKQGLKLLYAVAWPPQGIYANKPINSAADMKGLKWRAYNPATSRIAELVGAQPVTIQAADLAQALATGTVNSFMSSGATGVDTKVWESVKYFYAVDAWLPKNMLVVSKKAFAALDKPTQDALLKAVADAEKRGWQVSEQKTKEYLATLAKNGMTVQQPSPQLKADMQKLGQTMVDDWAKSAGPDGKAILDAYRK; this comes from the coding sequence ATGCGAGTCAAGGCAATGATCGCGGCCACGCTGATGCTGGCCGCCGTGGCGGCACAGGCGGACACCAAGTGGGACCTGCCCACCGGCTACCCCGTCGCCAACCTGCACACCGAGAACCTGCAGCAGATGGCCGCCGACGTCGACAAGGCCACCGGCGGCAAGCTCAAGATCGTGCTGCATCCCAACGGGTCGCTGCTCAAGGCCAACGAGATCAAGCGCGGCGTGCAGACCGGCCAGGTGCAGATGGGCGAGATCCTGATGTCGCTGCTGGCCAACGAGAACCCGGTATTCGGCGTCGACGCGGTGCCGTTCCTGGCCACCAGCTATGCCGATGCCTACAGGCTGTGGCAGGCCTCGCGCCCGGTCACCGAGAAGGTGCTCGACAAGCAGGGGCTGAAGCTGCTGTACGCGGTGGCCTGGCCGCCGCAGGGCATCTACGCCAACAAGCCGATCAATTCGGCCGCCGACATGAAGGGCCTGAAGTGGCGCGCCTACAATCCCGCCACCTCGCGCATCGCCGAACTGGTCGGCGCGCAGCCGGTCACGATCCAGGCCGCCGACCTGGCGCAGGCGTTGGCGACGGGCACCGTCAACTCCTTCATGTCGTCGGGCGCGACCGGGGTCGACACCAAGGTGTGGGAGAGCGTGAAGTACTTCTATGCGGTCGATGCCTGGCTGCCCAAGAACATGCTGGTGGTCAGCAAGAAGGCCTTCGCCGCGCTCGACAAACCCACCCAGGACGCGCTGCTCAAGGCCGTCGCCGACGCCGAGAAGCGCGGCTGGCAGGTGTCGGAGCAGAAGACCAAGGAATACCTGGCCACGCTCGCCAAAAACGGCATGACGGTGCAGCAGCCGTCGCCGCAGCTCAAGGCCGACATGCAGAAGCTGGGCCAGACCATGGTCGACGACTGGGCCAAGAGCGCAGGCCCTGACGGCAAGGCCATCCTCGACGCCTACCGCAAGTAA
- a CDS encoding amidase, whose product MPPMLPDLDTLNARLRDGATSRAQIVEQAAARAATPAAEAVFLHSTFDAAAQVARAADAASRAGKALHPLAGLPVSVKDLYDVAGEVTRAASLVRADAAPAAADAPVVARLRAAGAALVGRTNMTEFAFSGVGINPHYGTPANPAGGGDTDGAARIPGGSSSGAAVSVALGLAVAALGSDTGGSIRIPAALCGITGFKPTARRVPLAGAFPLSYTLDTACAMARTVADCIAVDSVIADSAVLPRVTDPAATRLAIPRQLLLDDLDPVVARAFDRALGRLSAAGVRLEHVDLPELGELAALNAHGGFSAAEAYAIHRHLLAARRDRYDPRVASRIDRGAGISAADYIDLGRARLDWIARMEARLASFDAVVCPTVPMVAPEIGPLRTDDAHFFRVNALLLRNTSAFNFFDGCSLSMPCHAPDELPVGLMLSHGPMRDAALLGTALALERIVQPIVQPSPRDD is encoded by the coding sequence ATGCCTCCGATGCTTCCCGACCTCGATACCCTCAACGCCCGCCTGCGCGACGGCGCCACCAGCCGCGCGCAGATCGTCGAGCAGGCCGCGGCCCGGGCCGCCACGCCGGCGGCCGAGGCCGTGTTCCTGCACAGCACCTTCGACGCCGCCGCGCAGGTGGCGCGCGCCGCCGATGCCGCCAGCCGCGCCGGCAAGGCGCTGCATCCGCTGGCGGGCCTGCCGGTCTCGGTCAAGGACCTGTATGACGTGGCCGGCGAGGTCACCCGCGCCGCCTCGCTGGTGCGCGCGGACGCCGCCCCGGCCGCCGCCGACGCCCCCGTGGTGGCACGGCTGCGCGCGGCCGGGGCGGCGCTGGTCGGGCGCACCAACATGACCGAATTCGCGTTCTCGGGCGTGGGCATCAATCCCCATTACGGCACGCCCGCCAATCCGGCCGGCGGCGGCGATACCGATGGCGCCGCGCGCATCCCGGGCGGCTCGTCGTCTGGCGCGGCGGTTTCGGTGGCGCTGGGGCTGGCGGTGGCCGCGCTCGGCAGCGACACCGGCGGCTCGATCCGCATCCCGGCGGCGCTGTGCGGCATTACCGGCTTCAAGCCCACCGCGCGGCGCGTGCCGCTGGCCGGAGCCTTCCCGCTGTCGTACACGCTCGACACCGCCTGCGCGATGGCGCGCACGGTGGCCGACTGCATCGCGGTGGACAGCGTGATCGCCGACAGCGCGGTGCTGCCGCGCGTGACCGATCCCGCCGCCACGCGGCTGGCGATCCCGCGCCAGCTGCTGCTGGACGATCTCGACCCGGTGGTGGCGCGCGCCTTCGACCGCGCGCTGGGCCGGCTGTCGGCCGCCGGCGTGCGGCTGGAGCATGTCGACCTGCCGGAACTGGGCGAACTGGCCGCGCTTAACGCGCACGGCGGCTTCAGCGCGGCCGAGGCCTATGCCATCCACCGCCACCTGCTGGCGGCCCGCCGCGACCGCTACGACCCGCGCGTGGCGTCGCGCATCGACCGCGGCGCCGGCATCAGCGCCGCCGACTATATCGACCTGGGCCGCGCGCGGCTGGACTGGATCGCCCGCATGGAAGCCCGGCTGGCCAGCTTCGACGCGGTGGTGTGCCCGACCGTGCCGATGGTGGCGCCCGAGATCGGGCCGCTGCGCACCGATGACGCGCACTTCTTCCGCGTCAATGCCCTGCTGTTGCGCAATACCTCCGCCTTCAATTTCTTCGACGGCTGCTCGCTGTCGATGCCCTGCCACGCGCCGGACGAGCTGCCGGTGGGGCTGATGCTGTCACATGGGCCGATGCGCGACGCCGCGCTGCTCGGCACGGCGCTTGCATTGGAGCGCATCGTGCAGCCCATCGTGCAACCGTCACCGCGCGACGACTGA
- a CDS encoding DUF2188 domain-containing protein, whose translation MQARIIRVTPVDSGWALDCASFPQPQRYPTLEDAISAGWAQARRENGELHIHRHDGGLHLRAAAGCPEEPQG comes from the coding sequence ATGCAAGCGCGAATCATTCGCGTTACACCGGTCGACTCTGGCTGGGCGCTGGACTGCGCAAGCTTTCCGCAACCGCAACGGTACCCGACGCTCGAGGACGCGATCTCGGCGGGATGGGCGCAGGCCCGGCGGGAGAACGGCGAACTGCATATCCATCGCCACGATGGTGGCCTGCACCTGCGCGCGGCCGCAGGCTGTCCCGAGGAACCGCAGGGCTGA
- a CDS encoding winged helix DNA-binding protein, which yields MSRKPAESAPAAAVAATAAIGDTPAGRPATALSRAAGANIVSSSHLVSVRSPELSEFEFGLNTAYNAYSRWVVRCMGAAGVRDLTFLDVLVLHHVNHRGRPKRLADICFVLNVEDTHLVTYALKKLQGLGLVSGERVGKEATYSTTEAGAEACSRYREIREQCLTSNFTAGSEENAEIGELARLMRVLTGLYEQAARSATSL from the coding sequence ATGTCACGCAAGCCAGCCGAAAGCGCGCCCGCCGCCGCGGTCGCCGCGACCGCCGCGATTGGCGATACCCCTGCCGGCAGGCCCGCCACCGCACTGTCGCGCGCCGCCGGCGCCAATATCGTGTCGTCGTCGCACCTGGTGTCGGTGCGCAGTCCCGAGCTGTCGGAATTCGAGTTCGGCCTGAACACCGCCTACAACGCCTACAGCCGCTGGGTGGTGCGCTGCATGGGCGCCGCCGGCGTGCGCGACCTGACCTTCCTCGACGTGCTGGTGCTGCACCACGTCAACCACCGTGGCCGGCCCAAGCGGCTGGCCGATATCTGCTTCGTGCTCAACGTGGAAGACACGCACCTGGTCACCTATGCGCTGAAGAAGCTGCAGGGGCTGGGGCTGGTCAGCGGGGAGCGGGTGGGCAAGGAGGCGACCTACTCGACCACCGAGGCCGGCGCCGAGGCGTGCTCGCGCTACCGCGAGATCCGCGAGCAATGCCTGACCAGCAATTTCACCGCGGGCAGCGAAGAGAATGCCGAAATCGGCGAACTGGCCCGGCTGATGCGGGTGCTGACCGGGCTGTACGAGCAGGCTGCACGGTCGGCGACGTCACTCTGA
- the purL gene encoding phosphoribosylformylglycinamidine synthase, whose protein sequence is MAHFSCFPGALALSAFRQQRLLTALRQIDADIESVHGQFLHFVDAQTPLSADDQSRVAALLTYGAPFAEQPEGDRFVVIPRFGTISPWASKATDIAHNCGLTHIHRIERGIEITVVCKKGLLRGRKSLDADTRAAVAAHLFDRMTETVVASRDDAAGLFQELPAKPLRFIDISAGRSALAAANVEMGLALSEDEIDYLVDAYAKLERNPTDVELMMFAQANSEHCRHKIFNATWTIDGVQQDKSLFAMIRNTHQLNPQGSIVAYSDNSAVMEGDVAERWFPRGDDHKYGRHEALTHTLMKVETHNHPTAISPFPGASTGAGGEIRDEGATGRGAKPKAGLTGFTVSNLMLPDAVESWENDRDAAQPVAHRNPDDKPGVTGKPDRIASPLQIMIDGPLGGAAFNNEFGRANLGGYFRVYEQNVGGTVRGYHKPIMIAGGIGNIDASHTHKNPLPAGTLLIQLGGPGMRIGMGGGAASSMATGTNTADLDFDSVQRGNPEMERRAQEVINACWQLGDANPILSIHDVGAGGISNAFPELVDGADRGARFDLRQVHLEESGLSPAEIWCNESQERYVLAIAPDSFPQFQAMCERERSPFAVVGIATEEKQLQLVDASVDAALKEHYAVNMPMDVLLGKPPRMHRDVKRVEQPLPAVDVTGISLEQAVRDVLRHPTVASKSFLISIGDRTVGGMNARDQMVGPWQVPVADVAVTTLDYKGNAGEAMTMGERTPLAVIDAPASGRMAIGEALTNLAAAPVKDLGKVKLSANWMAACGVEGEDAKLYDTVHAVGMELCPALGISIPVGKDSLSMRTKWQDQGVDKEVVAPVSLIISAFAAVDDVNRTLTPQLRTDAGDTVLIAIDLGRGKNRMAGSILAQVTQQVGDSAPDVDNAEDLKNFFNVIQRLNRDGKLLAYHDRSDGGFMAALAEMAFAGHCGISLNVDMLVLDPQQEQDYGDAKNWAQQVAERRNDQTLRALFSEELGAVVQVRMEDRDAVFAVLREAGLSACSHVVGKPNTSDQVEIYRDAKKVFGASRTDLQRNWSEVSWRIARLRDNPACADSEYDRLLDAADPGISPVLTFDPAEDIAAPFIATGARPRVAILREQGVNSQIEMAYSMDRAGFDTHDVHMSDLIAGRANLADFTGFVACGGFSYGDVLGAGEGWAKTILFNGQMAEQFAAFFNRQDTFALGVCNGCQMMSNLAPIIPGAGAWPKFTRNQSEQYEARYVTVEVQSSPSIFFAGMEGSRIPIVVAHGEGFADFSQQGNIDQAHVALRFVDNYGAVTQTYPLNPNGSPDGITSVTTVDGRFTVLMPHPERVFRAATMSWAPDAWKQVADGGSPWMRMFRNARKWVG, encoded by the coding sequence ATGGCGCATTTCTCGTGCTTCCCCGGCGCTTTGGCGCTTTCCGCCTTCCGTCAGCAACGCCTGCTCACCGCTCTCCGGCAAATCGACGCCGATATCGAGTCGGTGCACGGCCAGTTCCTGCATTTCGTCGATGCGCAGACGCCGCTGTCGGCCGACGACCAGTCGCGCGTGGCGGCGCTGCTGACCTATGGCGCACCGTTCGCCGAGCAGCCCGAGGGCGACCGCTTCGTGGTGATCCCGCGCTTCGGCACGATCTCGCCGTGGGCCAGCAAGGCCACCGACATCGCCCACAACTGCGGCCTGACGCATATCCACCGCATCGAGCGCGGCATCGAGATTACCGTCGTTTGCAAGAAGGGCCTGCTGCGTGGCCGCAAGTCGCTGGACGCGGACACCCGCGCCGCGGTCGCCGCGCACCTGTTCGACCGCATGACCGAGACCGTGGTCGCGTCGCGTGACGATGCCGCCGGCCTGTTCCAGGAACTGCCGGCCAAGCCGCTGCGCTTTATCGACATCTCCGCCGGCCGCAGCGCGCTGGCCGCGGCCAACGTCGAGATGGGCCTGGCGCTGTCCGAAGACGAGATCGACTACCTGGTCGACGCCTACGCGAAGCTGGAGCGCAACCCGACCGACGTCGAGCTGATGATGTTCGCGCAGGCCAACAGCGAACACTGCCGCCACAAGATCTTCAACGCCACCTGGACCATCGACGGCGTGCAGCAGGACAAGTCGCTGTTCGCGATGATCCGTAATACGCACCAGCTCAATCCGCAGGGCTCGATCGTGGCTTACTCGGACAACTCGGCGGTGATGGAAGGCGACGTGGCCGAGCGCTGGTTCCCGCGCGGCGACGACCACAAGTATGGCCGCCACGAGGCGCTGACGCACACGCTGATGAAGGTGGAAACCCATAACCACCCGACCGCGATCTCGCCGTTCCCGGGCGCTTCCACCGGCGCCGGCGGCGAAATCCGCGACGAAGGCGCGACCGGCCGCGGCGCCAAGCCCAAGGCCGGCCTGACCGGCTTCACGGTGTCCAACCTGATGCTGCCCGACGCCGTCGAATCGTGGGAAAACGACCGCGACGCGGCCCAGCCGGTGGCGCACCGCAATCCCGACGACAAGCCGGGCGTGACCGGCAAGCCCGACCGCATCGCCTCGCCGCTGCAGATCATGATCGACGGCCCGCTCGGCGGCGCCGCGTTCAACAACGAATTCGGCCGCGCCAACCTGGGCGGCTACTTCCGCGTCTACGAGCAGAACGTCGGCGGCACCGTGCGCGGCTACCACAAGCCGATCATGATTGCCGGCGGCATCGGCAATATCGACGCCTCGCACACGCACAAGAACCCGCTGCCGGCCGGCACGCTGCTGATCCAGCTGGGCGGCCCGGGCATGCGCATCGGCATGGGCGGCGGCGCCGCCAGCTCGATGGCGACCGGCACCAACACCGCCGACCTGGACTTCGACTCGGTCCAGCGCGGCAACCCGGAAATGGAGCGCCGCGCGCAGGAAGTGATCAACGCCTGCTGGCAGCTCGGCGACGCCAACCCGATCCTGTCGATCCATGACGTCGGCGCGGGCGGCATCTCCAACGCCTTCCCGGAACTGGTCGACGGCGCCGACCGCGGCGCGCGCTTCGACCTGCGCCAGGTGCACCTGGAAGAGTCCGGCCTGTCGCCGGCGGAAATCTGGTGCAACGAGTCGCAGGAGCGCTATGTGCTGGCGATCGCGCCGGACAGCTTCCCGCAGTTCCAGGCCATGTGCGAGCGCGAGCGTTCGCCGTTCGCCGTGGTCGGCATCGCCACCGAAGAGAAGCAGCTGCAGCTGGTCGACGCCAGTGTCGACGCCGCGCTCAAGGAACACTACGCGGTCAACATGCCGATGGACGTGCTGCTGGGCAAGCCGCCGCGCATGCACCGCGATGTCAAGCGCGTCGAGCAGCCGCTGCCGGCCGTCGATGTGACCGGCATCAGCCTGGAGCAAGCGGTGCGCGACGTGCTGCGCCACCCGACCGTGGCCAGCAAGTCGTTCCTGATCAGCATCGGCGACCGCACCGTCGGCGGCATGAATGCGCGCGACCAGATGGTCGGCCCGTGGCAAGTGCCGGTGGCCGACGTGGCGGTGACCACGCTGGACTACAAGGGCAATGCCGGCGAGGCGATGACCATGGGCGAGCGCACCCCGCTGGCCGTGATCGACGCGCCGGCTTCGGGCCGCATGGCGATCGGCGAAGCGCTGACCAACCTGGCCGCGGCGCCGGTCAAGGACCTGGGCAAGGTCAAGCTGTCGGCCAACTGGATGGCGGCCTGCGGCGTCGAGGGCGAGGACGCCAAGCTGTACGACACCGTGCATGCCGTCGGCATGGAGCTGTGCCCGGCGCTGGGCATCAGCATCCCGGTGGGCAAGGATTCGCTGTCGATGCGCACCAAGTGGCAGGACCAGGGCGTCGACAAGGAAGTGGTGGCGCCGGTGTCGCTGATCATCTCGGCCTTTGCCGCGGTCGACGACGTCAACCGCACGCTGACGCCGCAGCTGCGCACCGACGCCGGCGACACCGTGCTGATCGCCATCGACCTGGGCCGCGGCAAGAACCGCATGGCCGGCAGCATCCTGGCGCAGGTGACGCAGCAGGTGGGCGACAGCGCCCCCGACGTCGACAACGCCGAAGACCTGAAGAACTTCTTCAACGTGATCCAGCGCCTGAACCGCGACGGCAAGCTGCTGGCCTACCACGACCGTTCCGACGGCGGCTTCATGGCGGCGCTGGCCGAAATGGCCTTTGCCGGCCATTGCGGCATCTCGCTCAACGTCGACATGCTGGTGCTCGATCCGCAGCAGGAGCAGGACTACGGCGACGCCAAGAACTGGGCCCAGCAGGTCGCCGAGCGCCGCAACGACCAGACCCTGCGCGCGCTGTTCTCCGAAGAACTGGGCGCGGTGGTGCAGGTGCGCATGGAAGACCGCGACGCCGTGTTCGCGGTGCTGCGCGAGGCCGGCCTGTCGGCATGCAGCCACGTGGTGGGCAAGCCCAACACCTCCGACCAGGTCGAGATCTACCGTGACGCGAAGAAGGTGTTCGGCGCCTCGCGCACCGACCTGCAGCGCAACTGGAGCGAAGTCAGCTGGCGCATCGCACGCCTGCGCGACAACCCGGCCTGCGCCGACAGCGAATACGACCGCCTGCTCGACGCCGCCGACCCCGGCATCAGCCCGGTGCTGACCTTCGATCCGGCCGAAGACATCGCCGCACCGTTCATCGCCACCGGCGCGCGTCCGCGCGTGGCGATCCTGCGCGAGCAGGGCGTCAACTCGCAGATCGAGATGGCGTACAGCATGGACCGCGCCGGCTTCGACACCCACGACGTGCACATGAGCGACCTGATCGCCGGCCGCGCCAACCTGGCTGACTTTACCGGCTTCGTCGCGTGCGGCGGCTTCAGCTACGGCGACGTGCTGGGCGCGGGCGAGGGCTGGGCCAAGACCATTCTGTTCAACGGTCAGATGGCCGAGCAGTTCGCCGCCTTCTTCAACCGCCAGGACACCTTCGCGCTGGGCGTGTGCAACGGCTGCCAGATGATGAGCAACCTGGCCCCGATCATCCCGGGAGCGGGCGCCTGGCCCAAGTTCACGCGCAACCAGTCGGAGCAGTACGAAGCGCGCTACGTGACCGTGGAAGTGCAGTCGTCGCCGTCGATTTTCTTCGCCGGCATGGAAGGCAGCCGCATCCCCATCGTGGTCGCGCACGGCGAAGGGTTTGCCGACTTCTCGCAGCAGGGCAATATCGACCAGGCCCACGTGGCGCTGCGCTTCGTCGACAACTACGGCGCGGTCACGCAGACCTATCCGCTCAACCCGAACGGCTCGCCGGACGGCATCACCTCGGTGACCACCGTCGACGGCCGCTTCACCGTGCTGATGCCGCACCCGGAGCGCGTATTCCGCGCTGCCACCATGAGCTGGGCGCCGGATGCATGGAAGCAGGTCGCCGACGGCGGCAGCCCGTGGATGCGGATGTTCCGCAATGCGAGGAAGTGGGTGGGGTAA
- a CDS encoding peptidylprolyl isomerase has product MKTTVLSFSLAAVLAAGSLPAIAQNAAVVNGKAIPSAKLDKLIAGTGQPDSPELRTRARNMLIDRELLVQEANKRGLTQRDDVQEQLEQARLNVLAGAVFEDYVKTHGASDAELRKQYDKIKSQFGNGKEYHARHILVEKEADAKAIIAKIKGGAKFEDQAKAASKDPGSAANGGDLDWANSSSYVPEFSAAMTGLKKGQMTDTPVKTQFGWHIIELVDVRDAKIPSFEEVKPQLTQMLMGDQNWQREQFQAMMKALKDKAKIQ; this is encoded by the coding sequence ATGAAGACCACCGTCCTCTCGTTCAGCCTGGCGGCTGTGCTTGCTGCCGGCAGCCTGCCGGCCATCGCCCAGAATGCCGCCGTCGTGAATGGCAAGGCCATTCCGTCGGCAAAGCTGGACAAGTTGATCGCCGGCACCGGCCAGCCCGACAGCCCGGAGCTGCGCACGCGCGCCCGCAACATGCTGATCGACCGCGAACTGCTCGTGCAGGAAGCCAACAAGCGCGGCCTGACCCAGCGCGACGACGTGCAGGAGCAACTGGAACAGGCCCGCCTGAACGTGCTGGCCGGCGCGGTGTTCGAAGACTACGTCAAGACCCACGGCGCGAGCGACGCCGAGCTGCGCAAGCAATACGACAAGATCAAGTCGCAGTTCGGCAACGGCAAGGAATACCACGCCCGCCACATCCTGGTGGAAAAGGAAGCCGACGCCAAGGCCATCATCGCCAAGATCAAGGGCGGCGCCAAGTTCGAGGACCAGGCCAAGGCCGCGTCGAAGGACCCGGGCTCGGCCGCCAACGGCGGCGACCTGGACTGGGCCAACAGCAGCAGCTACGTGCCCGAGTTCTCGGCGGCGATGACCGGCCTGAAGAAGGGCCAGATGACCGACACCCCGGTCAAGACCCAGTTCGGCTGGCACATCATCGAGCTGGTCGACGTGCGCGACGCCAAGATCCCGTCGTTCGAAGAAGTGAAGCCGCAGCTGACGCAGATGCTGATGGGCGACCAGAACTGGCAGCGCGAGCAGTTCCAGGCCATGATGAAGGCCCTGAAGGACAAGGCCAAGATCCAGTAA
- a CDS encoding BolA family protein, producing MAADPATIEAMLRAALAPSHLAVRDDSALHAGHAGAASGGGHYDVTIVSERFAGHNRVARHRMVYDALRGLFPTQIHALAVTAFTDQEYQSRAQSLAPSRDSSSNSQT from the coding sequence ATGGCAGCCGATCCCGCTACGATCGAGGCAATGCTGCGCGCAGCGCTCGCCCCCAGCCACCTGGCCGTGCGCGACGACAGCGCGCTGCACGCCGGACACGCCGGCGCCGCGTCCGGCGGCGGACATTACGACGTGACAATCGTCAGCGAGCGCTTTGCGGGTCACAACCGGGTTGCCCGACACCGCATGGTGTATGATGCGCTGCGCGGTCTGTTCCCCACGCAGATCCACGCCCTGGCCGTGACTGCGTTCACCGACCAAGAGTACCAATCCCGCGCACAATCCCTCGCACCCTCACGCGATTCTTCCAGCAACTCTCAGACCTGA
- a CDS encoding septation protein A yields the protein MKFLFDLFPVILFFAAFKLADIYTATAVAIAATVVQIGWVWFRHRKVEPMQWVSLLIIAVFGGATLVLHNETFIKWKPTVLYWLFAAALLGSVLVWRKNLIRAMMEKQVSLPDPVWARLNLAWAGFFAAMGVLNLYVAYQFSTEAWVNFKLFGSMGLMLVFIVAQSVWLSRHMPENTRD from the coding sequence ATGAAATTCCTGTTCGACCTGTTCCCGGTCATCCTTTTTTTTGCCGCGTTCAAGCTGGCCGACATCTACACCGCCACCGCCGTGGCCATCGCCGCCACGGTGGTGCAGATCGGCTGGGTCTGGTTCCGGCACCGCAAGGTCGAGCCGATGCAGTGGGTCAGCCTGCTGATCATCGCGGTCTTCGGCGGCGCCACGCTGGTGCTGCACAACGAGACCTTCATCAAGTGGAAGCCGACCGTGCTGTACTGGCTGTTCGCGGCCGCGCTGCTGGGCTCGGTGCTGGTGTGGCGCAAGAACCTGATCCGCGCCATGATGGAAAAGCAGGTGTCCCTACCCGATCCGGTGTGGGCGCGGCTGAATCTCGCCTGGGCCGGCTTCTTCGCCGCCATGGGCGTGCTCAACCTGTACGTGGCCTACCAGTTCTCGACCGAGGCCTGGGTCAACTTCAAGCTGTTCGGCAGCATGGGGCTGATGCTGGTCTTTATCGTCGCGCAAAGCGTCTGGCTGTCGCGCCACATGCCCGAAAACACCCGGGACTGA
- the msrB gene encoding peptide-methionine (R)-S-oxide reductase MsrB, whose translation MTTTKTDAEWRAQLSDIEYRVTREAATERPFTGRYWDHWDQGIYHCVGCGTPLFESATKFDAGCGWPSYFRPINGEVIAEHVDHSHGMTRIEVRCKECGSHLGHVFEDGPAPTGLRYCINSAALKFDDRDPAERAADDAHAAEAPKRDPQP comes from the coding sequence ATGACCACCACCAAGACCGACGCCGAGTGGCGTGCACAACTCTCCGACATCGAATACCGCGTCACGCGCGAAGCCGCCACCGAGCGCCCGTTCACCGGCCGCTACTGGGACCACTGGGACCAGGGCATCTACCATTGCGTGGGCTGCGGCACGCCGCTGTTCGAATCGGCCACCAAGTTCGATGCCGGCTGCGGCTGGCCCAGCTATTTCCGCCCGATCAACGGCGAGGTCATTGCCGAGCATGTCGACCACAGCCACGGCATGACGCGCATCGAAGTCCGCTGCAAGGAATGCGGCAGCCACCTCGGCCACGTGTTCGAGGATGGACCTGCGCCGACCGGCCTGCGCTATTGCATCAACTCGGCTGCGCTAAAATTCGACGATCGCGATCCTGCCGAGCGTGCGGCGGATGATGCCCACGCTGCCGAAGCTCCCAAACGCGACCCGCAGCCCTGA